Proteins encoded in a region of the Rhodopirellula islandica genome:
- a CDS encoding DinB family protein, translating to MIADSAQLCVGYADRMMAGVSPEQFARFATVGGQTIESNHPAFILGHLSLYPSRVVSELGCDATAIAPTEKYEALFSPQATCLDDPDGKLYPAMDEILSKFAAGHAAAIETLLTADDSAFAPENPNERMRAKFGTIGAMHAFYLGGHMMMHMGQFSAWRRAMGLGAA from the coding sequence ATGATTGCCGATTCCGCTCAGCTTTGCGTCGGCTATGCGGATCGGATGATGGCAGGGGTTTCCCCCGAACAATTCGCTCGCTTTGCCACTGTGGGCGGGCAGACAATCGAATCGAATCACCCAGCATTTATCCTGGGGCACTTGAGTTTGTACCCTTCGCGGGTTGTCAGCGAATTGGGGTGCGATGCCACCGCGATTGCTCCAACGGAGAAGTACGAGGCATTGTTTTCGCCTCAGGCGACATGCTTGGACGATCCCGACGGGAAGCTGTACCCGGCGATGGACGAGATTCTTTCCAAGTTTGCCGCGGGGCACGCAGCCGCGATTGAAACGCTGCTGACAGCGGATGATTCCGCGTTTGCCCCTGAAAATCCGAACGAAAGAATGAGAGCCAAGTTCGGGACGATCGGTGCAATGCACGCCTTTTATCTGGGCGGCCACATGATGATGCACATGGGCCAATTCAGCGCGTGGCGACGAGCGATGGGGCTCGGCGCGGCGTAA
- a CDS encoding glycosyltransferase family 25 protein: MNVSQALVVTLRRATARQPQVQRILQTCPVPCAVHEAVDGKLLPAEELQRWVEPRLHSPSYPFSLNVGEVGCFLSHRGIWQRIVDEGWEQTLIVEDDIEFEPGFDESLAFASDHAKPGDYVQFQVRPFAAPHRVMARQSKWSLLCPDVIPLRTSAQLVTREAAEKLLAASEQIDRPVDAFIQMRWVTGVRVVVMQPSCVQEVSANLGGSTIGGGRKRMAVTDRVKREVLRPIYRFQIATRSRKDAA; the protein is encoded by the coding sequence ATGAACGTGTCTCAAGCACTCGTTGTCACGTTGCGGCGAGCGACCGCACGGCAACCTCAGGTCCAGCGGATTCTTCAAACGTGCCCGGTGCCCTGCGCGGTTCATGAAGCCGTTGACGGCAAACTGTTGCCTGCCGAAGAATTGCAGCGTTGGGTCGAGCCGCGATTGCATTCACCTTCCTATCCGTTTTCGCTGAACGTCGGTGAAGTCGGGTGCTTTCTCAGTCATCGAGGCATCTGGCAACGCATCGTTGATGAGGGCTGGGAGCAAACGTTGATCGTCGAGGACGACATCGAATTTGAACCGGGCTTTGACGAGTCGCTGGCCTTCGCCAGTGACCATGCCAAACCGGGGGACTACGTGCAATTTCAAGTGCGTCCGTTTGCTGCTCCGCATCGAGTCATGGCACGGCAGTCCAAGTGGTCGCTGCTGTGTCCCGATGTGATTCCGCTGCGGACATCGGCCCAGCTGGTGACACGAGAAGCAGCGGAAAAGTTATTGGCCGCTTCCGAGCAGATTGATCGTCCAGTTGACGCCTTCATTCAAATGCGATGGGTCACGGGGGTTCGCGTGGTGGTGATGCAGCCCTCGTGCGTGCAGGAGGTATCCGCGAATTTGGGTGGCAGCACGATCGGTGGCGGTCGCAAAAGAATGGCGGTGACCGACCGAGTGAAACGGGAGGTCTTGCGTCCGATTTACCGTTTTCAAATCGCCACGCGTTCCCGCAAGGACGCTGCTTGA
- the ettA gene encoding energy-dependent translational throttle protein EttA produces MAGQFIYQITDLTKKHGQRKILENVNLAFYPGAKIGVLGPNGAGKSTLLKIMAGMDTEFEGTARLGKGFTVGYLEQEPPLDPTKTVFENVQEAVAERQAIVDRYNEISGLLGEVTDDDEMQKLCDEMATLQDIIDANNLWELDRFVEMSMAVMNLPPKDAEITNLSGGEKRRVALCQLLIRQPDLLLLDEPTNHLDAESVSWLEQHLANYQGTVVAVTHDRYFLDNVAQWILEVDRGRGMPFEGNYSAWLENRAKRMALEERQQKAREKNLARELEWIRMSPKARQAKSKARIKSYEQMSAEQFEDRPDDLEIQIPSGKHLGSLVIEAHHVNKAFGEKTLMTDMNFRLPPGGIVGIIGPNGVGKTTLFKMLTGSEPVDGGEIKIGETVDLGYVDQSRDKLDPNKTIFQEISGGHDSFEMGGRVMHARTYVSRFNFKGPDQEKKVGVLSGGERNRVHLASLLRKGCNVLLLDEPTNDLDVDTLRALEEAIANFAGCVVVTSHDRWFLDRLATHILAFEGDGKVVWCEGNFDTYERNRRERMGEDADDDSPKSRYKSIHAG; encoded by the coding sequence ATGGCCGGTCAATTCATTTACCAAATCACCGACCTGACCAAAAAACACGGTCAACGGAAGATCCTCGAAAACGTCAACCTCGCCTTTTATCCGGGCGCCAAAATCGGTGTGCTCGGCCCCAACGGTGCCGGTAAATCCACCCTGCTGAAAATCATGGCAGGCATGGACACCGAATTCGAAGGCACCGCACGGTTGGGCAAAGGGTTCACGGTCGGTTACCTCGAACAAGAGCCACCCCTGGACCCAACCAAGACCGTTTTTGAAAACGTCCAGGAAGCCGTCGCTGAACGTCAGGCCATCGTCGATCGCTACAACGAGATCAGCGGTCTGCTCGGCGAAGTCACCGACGACGACGAGATGCAAAAACTCTGCGACGAAATGGCGACGTTGCAAGACATCATCGACGCCAACAATCTGTGGGAACTCGATCGCTTCGTCGAAATGTCGATGGCGGTGATGAACCTGCCACCCAAAGACGCCGAGATCACCAACCTGTCCGGTGGCGAAAAACGCCGCGTCGCACTCTGCCAGTTGCTCATTCGCCAACCCGACTTGCTGCTGCTCGACGAACCGACCAACCACTTGGACGCCGAATCCGTTTCCTGGTTGGAACAACACCTGGCCAACTACCAAGGCACCGTGGTGGCCGTCACCCACGATCGCTACTTCCTGGACAACGTTGCTCAGTGGATCCTCGAAGTGGACCGCGGTCGAGGCATGCCGTTCGAAGGCAACTACAGCGCATGGCTGGAAAATCGTGCCAAACGAATGGCCCTGGAAGAGCGTCAACAAAAGGCTCGCGAAAAGAACTTGGCGCGTGAACTGGAATGGATCCGCATGAGCCCCAAGGCTCGCCAAGCCAAGTCCAAAGCGCGGATCAAATCCTACGAGCAAATGTCCGCCGAACAGTTCGAAGATCGTCCCGACGATCTGGAAATCCAAATCCCTTCGGGCAAACACCTCGGATCACTGGTCATCGAAGCTCATCACGTCAACAAAGCGTTTGGCGAAAAGACCTTGATGACGGACATGAACTTTCGCTTGCCACCCGGCGGGATCGTCGGCATCATCGGCCCCAACGGGGTGGGCAAGACGACGCTGTTCAAGATGCTGACCGGAAGCGAACCCGTCGACGGCGGCGAAATCAAAATCGGTGAAACCGTCGACCTCGGCTACGTCGATCAATCTCGCGACAAACTGGATCCCAACAAAACGATCTTCCAAGAGATCAGTGGTGGGCACGATTCGTTTGAAATGGGTGGCCGCGTCATGCACGCTCGCACCTACGTTTCGCGATTCAACTTCAAAGGCCCCGACCAAGAAAAGAAAGTCGGTGTGCTCTCCGGTGGAGAACGCAACCGAGTTCACTTGGCATCGCTGCTTCGCAAAGGCTGCAACGTCTTGCTGCTGGACGAACCAACTAACGACCTCGACGTGGACACATTGCGTGCCCTCGAAGAAGCGATCGCGAACTTTGCGGGCTGCGTTGTCGTGACGTCGCACGACCGCTGGTTCCTCGATCGCCTTGCAACCCATATCCTTGCGTTTGAAGGCGACGGAAAAGTGGTTTGGTGCGAAGGCAACTTCGACACCTACGAACGCAATCGTCGTGAACGCATGGGCGAAGACGCCGACGATGACTCGCCCAAATCCCGATACAAAAGCATTCACGCGGGCTGA
- the guaA gene encoding glutamine-hydrolyzing GMP synthase, whose translation MTSSANTTSPAIAETTWLTEQRILVLDFGSQYAQLIARRVREQNVYCQIVRHDISAERIAELAPKGIILSGGPNSVYEEGAPKCDEGLFDLGIPVLGICYGMQLACQALGGKVDNTPSREYGRAMCDFVDRDSIFRGMQESEQVWMSHGDQVSQIADQFTAMAKTSTCPYAAIRHNERPVFGMQFHPEVTHTPHGGQILRNFVIDVCGCDGSWKLGDFADAAIESIRKQVGDKRVICGLSGGVDSSVVAALLYKAIGPQLSCILVDNGLLRKNEQQIVLEEFSNHFKTDLHIVEAEDRFLTDLAGIDEPQEKRRRIGHAFIECFKDEAAKIDGAHFLAQGTLYPDVIESGADKDGPAATIKLHHNVGGLPEELGFELIEPLRDLFKDEVRRLGLELGLPEQLVWRHPFPGPGLAVRCLGEITRDKLVVLREADAIVVEEIENAGLYRETSQAFAVLLPVQSVGVMGDARTYDNAVAVRCVNTDDFMTADWSHLPYELLARISTRIINEVKGVNRVCYDISSKPPATIEWE comes from the coding sequence ATGACCTCTTCTGCGAACACCACCTCGCCCGCCATCGCTGAAACGACTTGGCTCACCGAGCAACGCATCCTGGTACTCGATTTTGGATCGCAATACGCGCAACTGATCGCCCGCCGCGTTCGCGAACAAAACGTCTATTGCCAGATTGTTCGCCACGACATCTCCGCCGAACGAATCGCGGAACTGGCTCCCAAAGGCATCATCCTCTCGGGCGGCCCGAACAGTGTTTACGAAGAGGGCGCCCCGAAGTGCGACGAAGGGCTGTTCGACCTGGGCATCCCCGTCCTCGGCATTTGCTACGGAATGCAACTCGCCTGCCAAGCCCTCGGCGGCAAAGTCGACAACACACCCAGCCGCGAATACGGCCGAGCGATGTGCGACTTCGTCGATCGCGATTCGATCTTCCGGGGCATGCAAGAATCCGAACAAGTCTGGATGAGCCACGGTGACCAGGTGTCACAGATCGCCGATCAGTTCACCGCGATGGCCAAGACATCGACCTGCCCCTACGCCGCGATTCGCCACAACGAGCGTCCGGTGTTCGGAATGCAGTTCCACCCCGAAGTCACACACACGCCACACGGCGGCCAAATCCTTCGTAACTTTGTCATCGATGTCTGCGGCTGCGATGGCAGCTGGAAACTGGGTGACTTCGCCGACGCCGCGATTGAATCGATTCGCAAACAGGTGGGCGACAAACGCGTCATCTGCGGGCTGTCCGGTGGAGTGGATTCCTCTGTTGTCGCCGCGTTGCTCTACAAAGCCATCGGGCCTCAGCTCTCCTGCATCCTGGTCGACAACGGACTGCTTCGGAAGAACGAACAACAGATCGTGCTGGAAGAGTTCAGCAACCACTTCAAGACCGACCTGCACATCGTCGAAGCCGAAGACCGATTCCTGACCGATTTGGCTGGCATTGACGAACCACAAGAGAAACGCCGCCGCATCGGGCACGCCTTCATCGAGTGCTTCAAAGACGAAGCCGCTAAAATCGACGGCGCCCACTTCTTGGCACAAGGCACGCTGTACCCCGATGTGATTGAAAGCGGAGCCGACAAGGACGGCCCTGCCGCCACCATCAAGCTGCACCACAATGTCGGCGGACTTCCTGAAGAATTGGGGTTTGAATTGATCGAACCTCTGCGAGACTTGTTCAAAGACGAAGTGCGTCGACTCGGTTTGGAACTGGGCCTGCCCGAACAACTCGTCTGGCGTCACCCCTTCCCCGGCCCCGGATTGGCCGTGCGTTGCTTGGGTGAGATCACCCGAGACAAACTGGTCGTGCTGCGAGAAGCCGACGCGATCGTGGTCGAAGAAATCGAAAACGCAGGACTGTACCGAGAAACCAGCCAAGCGTTCGCCGTTTTGCTGCCAGTCCAAAGCGTCGGTGTGATGGGCGATGCCCGCACCTACGACAACGCCGTCGCAGTTCGCTGCGTCAACACAGACGACTTCATGACCGCGGACTGGAGTCACCTGCCGTACGAACTGCTGGCTCGCATCAGCACCCGAATCATCAACGAAGTCAAAGGCGTCAACCGAGTGTGTTACGACATCAGCAGCAAACCGCCCGCGACGATCGAATGGGAGTGA
- a CDS encoding DegT/DnrJ/EryC1/StrS family aminotransferase, producing the protein MTPESLQAFELWMDDHLEPASSEFGRYWYPLTVPTFGRDEIAAAMNCLVNYRTSMGELTREFETQFAQYIGCHDAVMVNSGSSADLLLAYNLVNPSNPRLSAGDEVLVPAVTWPTQIWSPLMAGLKVTLVDVDPQTLNVDFDDMRRRLTSKSKCVFAVHLMGNPIDMTRMKQFCEEHELILIEDCCESLGAKYDDQHVGNFGLGGSFSFFFSHHMTTMEGGMVTCHNEEDADALRVLRAHGWSRGLKSPAGGTPSGSTKAVSNPTVVDDRYRFINWGFNLRPTELQAAFGLEQLKKLDGMNDRRRELAGRFATYADSQSWFECFETPTAGQASPFALPMLLKGEAVGSRTELLAHLEQAGVETRPVVTGNFARQPAARLLGDVNPKDYPGAEWIHEQGFYLGLSPMMDDLKLERLIRTLDEAHAAVVRPTQIRKVA; encoded by the coding sequence ATGACCCCGGAATCTCTGCAAGCCTTTGAGTTGTGGATGGATGACCATCTCGAACCCGCCTCCAGCGAATTCGGCCGATACTGGTACCCGTTGACGGTGCCCACGTTCGGGCGAGATGAAATTGCCGCGGCCATGAACTGTTTGGTCAATTACCGAACGTCGATGGGCGAACTGACTCGCGAATTTGAAACTCAGTTCGCTCAGTACATCGGTTGTCACGACGCCGTGATGGTCAACAGCGGGTCATCCGCTGATTTGTTATTGGCTTACAACCTGGTCAATCCATCCAACCCTCGGTTGTCCGCGGGCGACGAAGTCTTGGTTCCGGCCGTGACTTGGCCGACTCAGATCTGGTCGCCGTTGATGGCTGGATTGAAGGTCACCTTGGTTGACGTTGACCCTCAAACGCTGAACGTGGACTTCGACGACATGCGTCGACGTCTGACTTCGAAATCCAAGTGCGTTTTCGCTGTGCATTTGATGGGCAACCCCATCGACATGACGAGGATGAAGCAATTCTGCGAAGAGCACGAACTGATTTTGATCGAGGACTGTTGCGAGTCACTCGGCGCCAAGTACGACGATCAACATGTCGGGAACTTTGGATTGGGCGGAAGCTTCAGTTTCTTCTTTTCCCATCACATGACCACGATGGAAGGTGGCATGGTGACTTGCCACAACGAAGAGGATGCAGACGCGCTTCGTGTTTTACGAGCCCACGGTTGGTCACGTGGATTGAAGTCGCCCGCAGGCGGAACTCCATCTGGTTCCACCAAAGCGGTGTCGAATCCCACGGTGGTGGATGATCGCTATCGATTCATCAACTGGGGATTCAACCTCCGACCCACTGAATTGCAAGCCGCGTTTGGTTTGGAGCAACTCAAGAAACTGGACGGCATGAACGATCGCCGTCGAGAATTGGCGGGACGTTTTGCAACGTACGCTGACAGTCAGTCTTGGTTTGAATGCTTTGAAACGCCCACCGCGGGCCAAGCCAGCCCGTTTGCGTTGCCAATGTTGTTGAAGGGTGAGGCGGTTGGTTCGCGAACCGAATTGTTGGCGCACTTGGAACAAGCAGGCGTGGAGACTCGGCCGGTTGTGACGGGGAACTTTGCTCGTCAACCAGCGGCCCGTTTGCTCGGCGATGTCAATCCCAAGGACTATCCCGGTGCCGAATGGATCCATGAACAAGGCTTCTATCTGGGGCTCAGTCCGATGATGGATGACCTCAAACTCGAACGTCTGATCCGCACGCTCGATGAAGCGCACGCTGCGGTTGTGCGGCCGACTCAGATTCGCAAGGTGGCTTAA
- a CDS encoding glycogen/starch/alpha-glucan phosphorylase — MSNTLSAPPNASPTDTSFPHLELSSELARHLTITLGHDFTGDSTDKQNSEYLYQALAITVRDRLVPIWLETWKKTCLSEDRKVYYLSLEFLIGRSLTNAVENLDLDEDVRKALRAYSVGMEEVADKELDAGLGNGGLGRLAACFLDSCANLQLPVVGYGIRYEYGMFHQHIEDGRQVEDPDRWLRDGNPWEIKRPEDTRRVRFYGRTENYYDEHGTLRPRLVDSHDVLAVPFDMPVPGYRNDTVNTLRLWKASTTDVFNLSEFNAGSYPEAVAAKNDAEQISMVLYPNDASENGKELRLKQQYFLVSASLQDVIARWVEQHGEDFSDFGRKNCFQLNDTHPACAVPELMRLLMDEHGLEWDDAWDVVARCMAYTNHTLLPEALERWSVALFSRLLPRLLDIIYEINARFLKLVDQQWPGDVAMRREMSLIEEGDNPHIRMAYLAIVGSFSVNGVAGLHTQLLESGLFKHFNTLWPRKFNNKTNGVTQRRWLSHCNPGLRDLLNETIGEGWQKDLTKIKELAPFATDAEFRKKWIDVKQQNKARLSDLVVAETGVRFDTSFMFDVQVKRIHEYKRQLLNVLHIVHLYDRILRGETAGMVPRCVLIGGKAAPGYHVAKLIVKLINDVAKKVNNHPAANDLLKVVFFPNYRVSSMEVICPATELSEQISTAGKEASGTGNMKFMMNGALTIGTLDGANIEIRENAGAENFFLFGLDASEVTELKKDYRPNDIISSDDDIARVMNLLESGHFNPDNPGLFDLLTSGLRSPQDPWVTIADLRAYFDSQAEVGKAYQNVDHWNEMSILNTAGSGWFSSDRTIQQYADDIWDVRPLS; from the coding sequence ATGTCCAATACGCTTTCCGCTCCGCCGAATGCTTCTCCGACCGACACCTCGTTTCCACATCTTGAGCTTTCATCGGAACTAGCGCGTCACTTGACGATCACGCTGGGACACGATTTCACTGGCGACTCAACTGACAAACAAAACAGCGAGTACCTGTACCAGGCATTGGCGATCACCGTCCGAGATCGCCTGGTACCGATCTGGCTGGAAACATGGAAGAAAACTTGCCTGAGTGAGGACCGCAAGGTTTATTACCTGTCGCTGGAATTCTTGATCGGCCGCTCCCTCACCAACGCAGTTGAAAACCTCGACCTGGACGAAGACGTTCGCAAAGCCCTGCGAGCCTACAGTGTCGGAATGGAAGAAGTCGCCGACAAAGAACTCGACGCCGGTTTGGGCAACGGTGGCCTCGGCCGTCTGGCCGCTTGCTTCCTGGACAGCTGCGCCAACCTGCAACTGCCCGTGGTGGGTTACGGCATCCGCTACGAATACGGCATGTTCCATCAACACATCGAAGATGGACGCCAAGTCGAAGACCCCGATCGTTGGCTGCGAGACGGCAACCCTTGGGAAATCAAACGCCCCGAAGACACCCGTCGCGTTCGTTTCTACGGTCGCACCGAAAACTACTACGACGAACACGGGACCCTGCGTCCTCGTTTGGTCGATTCTCACGATGTCTTGGCCGTCCCCTTCGACATGCCTGTCCCAGGCTATCGCAACGACACCGTCAACACCCTGCGATTGTGGAAAGCGTCGACGACCGACGTCTTCAACCTCAGCGAATTCAACGCGGGCTCGTACCCCGAAGCCGTCGCAGCAAAGAACGATGCTGAACAAATCTCGATGGTGTTGTATCCCAATGACGCCAGCGAAAACGGCAAGGAACTGCGTCTGAAGCAGCAGTACTTCCTCGTCTCAGCTTCACTGCAAGACGTGATCGCCCGTTGGGTCGAACAGCACGGCGAAGACTTCAGCGATTTTGGACGCAAAAACTGCTTCCAGCTCAATGACACTCACCCCGCCTGTGCCGTCCCTGAGCTAATGCGGTTGCTGATGGACGAACACGGCTTGGAATGGGACGACGCCTGGGACGTGGTCGCACGTTGCATGGCGTACACCAACCACACACTGCTTCCTGAAGCCTTGGAACGCTGGTCGGTGGCACTGTTCAGTCGCCTGCTGCCACGCCTGCTCGACATCATCTACGAGATCAACGCTCGGTTCCTGAAATTGGTCGACCAGCAATGGCCGGGCGATGTTGCCATGCGTCGCGAAATGTCGTTGATCGAAGAGGGTGACAACCCGCACATCCGCATGGCTTACCTCGCCATCGTCGGCAGTTTCTCTGTCAACGGAGTTGCCGGACTGCACACGCAGTTGTTGGAATCAGGACTGTTCAAACACTTCAACACACTGTGGCCTCGCAAGTTCAACAACAAAACCAACGGCGTGACCCAGCGTCGATGGTTGTCGCACTGCAACCCAGGCCTGCGGGATCTTCTCAACGAAACCATTGGGGAAGGTTGGCAAAAAGACCTGACCAAGATCAAAGAGTTGGCTCCGTTTGCGACCGACGCCGAGTTCCGCAAAAAATGGATCGACGTCAAGCAACAAAACAAAGCTCGCTTGTCCGATTTGGTGGTTGCCGAAACCGGGGTTCGCTTTGACACGTCCTTCATGTTCGACGTTCAAGTCAAACGGATTCACGAATACAAACGTCAACTGCTCAACGTCCTGCACATCGTGCACCTGTACGATCGTATCCTGCGAGGCGAAACAGCCGGCATGGTGCCGCGTTGCGTGTTGATCGGTGGCAAAGCGGCACCCGGCTATCACGTTGCCAAGCTGATTGTGAAGCTGATCAACGATGTTGCGAAAAAAGTCAACAACCACCCCGCTGCCAACGACTTGTTGAAAGTGGTCTTCTTCCCGAACTACCGGGTCTCTTCGATGGAAGTGATCTGCCCGGCAACGGAGTTGTCCGAGCAAATTTCAACCGCGGGCAAAGAAGCCTCCGGCACGGGCAACATGAAATTCATGATGAACGGCGCGCTGACGATCGGAACGCTGGACGGTGCCAACATCGAAATTCGCGAGAACGCGGGTGCGGAAAACTTCTTCCTGTTCGGATTGGATGCTTCCGAAGTGACCGAACTGAAGAAGGACTATCGTCCCAACGACATCATCTCCTCCGATGATGACATCGCCCGGGTGATGAATCTGCTGGAAAGCGGGCACTTCAACCCTGACAACCCAGGTTTGTTCGATCTGTTGACCAGTGGCTTGCGAAGCCCGCAAGACCCTTGGGTGACGATCGCTGACCTGCGGGCTTACTTCGACTCCCAAGCCGAAGTTGGCAAGGCGTACCAGAACGTCGATCACTGGAACGAAATGAGTATCCTGAACACGGCCGGCAGCGGGTGGTTCAGCAGTGACCGAACGATCCAGCAGTACGCTGACGACATCTGGGACGTGCGTCCGCTAAGCTAA
- a CDS encoding GDP-L-fucose synthase family protein has product MPEEKGFSVRQDEPIWITGAAGMVGAALTKHLQTAGYTNLLTPARSELDLCSADAVQDYVSQHRPKHAFLLAAKVGGIVANINDPVGFLDENLRLVVNQLSACAKAGVEKVLLLGSTCIYPRECAQPMVEDSLLTGPLEPTNEGYALAKIAGLRLAQSYQKQMGMKCVLPMPCNIYGTGDHFDLARCHVLSALVKRFSDAVDQNAESVTLWGTGSAKREFIHVEDVVRGMLHLFDAETDGQIINLGPGTDVSIAELAGMIAEQTGFQGQICWDTTRPDGMPRKCTDNTRLKQLGFEPRVSLNDGIARTIQEYRQTLSNNPYSANAA; this is encoded by the coding sequence GTGCCCGAAGAAAAAGGATTTTCAGTGCGGCAAGACGAACCGATATGGATCACCGGTGCCGCGGGCATGGTCGGTGCCGCTTTAACGAAGCACCTGCAAACGGCGGGTTACACCAACCTGTTGACACCTGCGCGAAGCGAGCTGGACCTTTGCTCGGCTGACGCGGTCCAGGATTATGTTTCGCAGCATCGACCCAAGCACGCGTTTTTGCTGGCTGCAAAAGTGGGCGGGATTGTCGCGAATATCAACGACCCGGTTGGTTTTTTGGACGAGAACCTTCGCTTGGTTGTCAACCAACTCAGTGCTTGTGCCAAAGCTGGCGTGGAGAAAGTGTTGTTGCTTGGCAGCACTTGCATCTATCCCCGCGAATGTGCGCAGCCGATGGTCGAGGATTCGCTTTTGACGGGTCCACTGGAGCCAACCAACGAAGGCTATGCCCTCGCGAAAATCGCTGGCCTGCGATTGGCACAGAGCTATCAGAAACAGATGGGGATGAAGTGTGTCCTGCCGATGCCGTGCAACATTTACGGCACCGGTGACCACTTTGACCTGGCACGCTGTCATGTGCTCAGTGCGTTGGTCAAACGATTTTCTGATGCGGTGGACCAGAACGCGGAGTCGGTCACGCTTTGGGGCACCGGATCTGCCAAGCGTGAGTTCATTCATGTCGAGGACGTGGTTCGCGGCATGTTGCATCTCTTCGATGCGGAAACCGATGGGCAGATCATCAACCTTGGTCCTGGCACCGACGTCAGCATCGCCGAGTTGGCGGGCATGATCGCGGAACAGACAGGGTTCCAAGGTCAGATCTGTTGGGACACGACTCGCCCTGATGGGATGCCTCGCAAGTGCACTGACAACACCAGACTCAAGCAATTGGGGTTTGAGCCCCGCGTTTCGCTGAATGACGGGATCGCCAGAACGATTCAGGAATACCGGCAAACACTCAGCAACAACCCTTATTCAGCGAACGCGGCATGA
- a CDS encoding alpha-1,2-fucosyltransferase, which yields MIVTRLIGGLGNQLFQYAFGHSLARRTYQTLLIDDSAFEEYRLHPLAINHFSISASRLSDVDRSRVPGKFRRTPVGRAWDQFGRRMVPGYVGALPVRREKPFGFRESLITPERDLYLDGYWQSEKFFPGLRESLREELRLRETPSETTQRLSEQMNTENSVAIHVRRGDYVTSTKAKQIYRTLDADYYRSCLLDLAARETDLKLYLFSNDVPWCESNLDVGIPFTPVQHTDGQTAHEDLHLIAQCRHVVIANSTFSWWGAYLGQSHASRRVYFPEPWFHPGTLDGSAMGCDDWISEASLAERSSREISRRAA from the coding sequence ATGATCGTGACACGTTTGATCGGCGGACTTGGCAATCAATTGTTTCAGTATGCGTTTGGGCATTCCTTGGCTCGACGCACCTATCAAACGTTGCTGATCGATGACTCCGCGTTTGAGGAGTATCGCTTGCATCCACTGGCGATCAACCATTTCAGCATCTCAGCGTCACGTTTGTCGGATGTCGATCGCTCTCGGGTGCCGGGGAAGTTTCGTCGGACTCCGGTGGGACGGGCCTGGGACCAATTCGGACGACGGATGGTCCCTGGTTATGTCGGAGCACTTCCGGTTCGTCGCGAAAAACCATTCGGGTTTCGGGAGTCACTGATCACGCCAGAACGCGATCTCTACTTGGATGGGTACTGGCAGAGCGAGAAGTTCTTTCCCGGATTGAGAGAGAGCCTGCGAGAGGAATTGCGGCTGCGAGAAACGCCGTCCGAGACGACCCAGCGGTTGTCAGAGCAGATGAACACCGAAAACAGCGTCGCGATTCATGTTCGTCGCGGTGACTATGTGACCTCGACCAAAGCGAAGCAGATCTACCGGACGTTGGACGCGGACTATTACCGCAGTTGCTTGCTGGATTTGGCGGCGCGAGAAACCGATTTGAAACTCTACTTGTTTTCAAATGACGTTCCGTGGTGTGAATCCAACTTGGACGTTGGCATCCCGTTCACGCCGGTGCAGCACACCGACGGGCAAACGGCTCACGAGGATCTGCATTTGATCGCTCAGTGCCGGCATGTGGTGATCGCCAACAGCACCTTCAGTTGGTGGGGAGCGTATCTCGGACAATCTCACGCTTCTCGGCGGGTCTATTTTCCGGAGCCTTGGTTCCATCCAGGGACGCTGGATGGATCCGCGATGGGATGTGACGATTGGATTTCGGAAGCGAGTCTCGCCGAACGGTCATCGCGGGAAATTAGCCGTCGGGCTGCTTGA